Proteins encoded within one genomic window of Chrysiogenia bacterium:
- a CDS encoding ABC transporter permease has translation MFQLAWRNLWRNSRRTIITLMAVALSTALLMMTDALMVGFIEHAVKNATNISVGEAQIHDPDYLTEHSMYDTVENADEVLATLDKDGIPAAPRSFGFGLLSNGAKSAGAQFWGIDPEREREAFDLPTHIIPGMGTFITENMRGKIVLGKKLAKTLQAEPGSELVIVVQAADGSLGNELFVVAGVLKTIGDAIDRGAAILHHEDFERLFVSGGRIHEIAVNSRGTLTLPELATLLKQMAPGQEIKTWRLLLPILSDFMNTIDVTMWIFMSIFLIAAGLGVMNTMIMATHERIHEFGVIKALGATNSRIFRDVAAEAVLLGFLSTMLGVLIGLVGCYFLQTRGIDTSAWAQDTSFGGVAFDPIWRGAIRAASIYVPVALMWLICFFASVYPAFLMVRLNPVEAIASHG, from the coding sequence ATGTTCCAGCTCGCCTGGCGAAATCTCTGGCGCAACAGCCGCCGCACGATCATCACCCTGATGGCCGTGGCGCTGAGCACCGCGCTGCTCATGATGACCGACGCGCTGATGGTCGGCTTCATCGAACACGCGGTGAAGAACGCCACCAACATCTCCGTGGGCGAGGCGCAGATTCACGACCCCGATTACCTGACCGAGCACTCCATGTACGACACGGTGGAGAACGCCGACGAAGTGCTCGCGACCCTCGACAAGGACGGCATTCCCGCCGCGCCGCGCAGCTTCGGTTTCGGGCTTCTGTCCAACGGCGCCAAGAGCGCGGGCGCGCAGTTCTGGGGCATCGACCCCGAGCGAGAGCGCGAGGCCTTCGACCTGCCCACCCACATCATTCCGGGCATGGGCACCTTCATCACCGAGAACATGCGCGGCAAGATCGTGCTGGGCAAGAAGCTGGCAAAGACCCTGCAGGCAGAGCCCGGCTCGGAACTCGTCATCGTCGTGCAGGCCGCCGACGGATCACTGGGCAATGAGCTCTTCGTGGTGGCGGGTGTTCTCAAGACCATCGGCGACGCCATCGACCGCGGCGCCGCGATATTGCACCACGAGGACTTCGAACGGCTCTTCGTCTCGGGCGGGCGCATCCACGAGATCGCCGTGAACTCGCGCGGCACGCTCACGCTGCCAGAGCTGGCCACCTTGCTCAAGCAAATGGCCCCGGGTCAGGAGATCAAGACCTGGCGCCTGCTTCTGCCGATTCTCTCGGATTTCATGAATACGATCGACGTGACCATGTGGATCTTCATGTCGATCTTCCTCATTGCCGCCGGCCTTGGCGTGATGAACACGATGATCATGGCCACCCACGAGCGCATCCATGAGTTCGGTGTGATCAAGGCGCTCGGCGCGACCAACAGCCGCATCTTCCGCGACGTCGCGGCCGAGGCCGTGCTGCTGGGATTCCTCTCCACCATGCTCGGCGTGCTCATCGGCCTGGTCGGCTGCTATTTCCTGCAGACCAGGGGAATCGATACCAGCGCCTGGGCCCAGGACACGAGCTTTGGCGGCGTTGCCTTCGATCCCATCTGGCGCGGGGCCATTCGCGCGGCGAGCATCTACGTGCCGGTTGCGCTCATGTGGCTGATCTGCTTTTTCGCATCCGTGTATCCGGCGTTCCTGATGGTGCGCCTCAACCCCGTCGAAGCCATTGCGAGCCACGGCTAG